One Littorina saxatilis isolate snail1 linkage group LG11, US_GU_Lsax_2.0, whole genome shotgun sequence genomic window, tttttttgtgtctcgcgatagttggaggagcgagagccgtcatgttgtgttttcgtctgctcgaaatgtgcgcaaaagttgtAAATCATCcccaaaaagcttattccgggcgagACTACATGTGTgggttggttacaaattgtgtgtgtgtgatatttttcttcaaactttttcacttttcttctttgtttcatttgtttattctcggagccgatttcgccaaataacagccgtactttcgtttgcctggttgttttgattgattgacacgatctgattatatttttttcgacggcggctaatatagtgacgcggcctatacgtggctcgtcccaatttttttttttaaagtcgggggtgcggcttataaaacggtacgtcttgtaatccgtcaaatacggtacgtgtatgttgcaagcccctggagcagatTTTTGATTAGTGTTTTTGTGAGTAAGAAACAactgacaagtggctctatcccatctgccccctttccccgtcgcgatataaccttcgtggttgaaaacgacgttaaccaccaaatgaagaaagaaagaaagaataaaattTGCGTCTACTACATCGTTTCAACACCATCTTCtgcccataacgctgtgacaccAAACTCATTTGACTTAACGAGAGTCGTGTTCTGCAGAGACTtggatgtttttatttttttaaacacatttgTATGGTAAACCTTCTCTATTTCTATGAAAAAAATGATATTTCGTTGTTGTTAAATGATTTTCTGCAAGAATGCGACCTGCCTCTATTTTGTCCATACCGGTATACttttacttgtgtttgtgtatttttgtctttggagacaattattgacatcagttcgttgtagaaaccggcacggttggcctagtggtaaggcgtccgccccgtaatcgggaggtcgtgggttcgaaccccggccgggtcatacctaagactttaaaattggcaatctagtgctccgcctggcgtctggcattatgtggtttgtgctaggactggttggtccggtgtcagaataatgtgactgggtgagacatgaagcctgtgctgcgacttctgtcttgtgtgtggcgcacgttataatgtcaaagcagcaccgccctgatatggcccttcgtggtcggctgggcgttaagcaaacaaacaaacaaacaagttcgttgtagccttgtgacttttagagacaaaacggcccTGGGGcaatgaaaacgtgtttgtcaTAAGAGGGGGTTCGTTATgaaaatgagttcaaaaggttcgttgtagccggaaagtaacaagtaagaaatagaaggctgtttgccgggaaatcaatatcagttcgttaaaagcgggattttgttatacccaggttcgttatagctggactccactgtactgtGTGACACCAAAGTTATttgcggaagacaaatctgcttGGTGCTATAACATTTCAAAAGACAGTTAACTGTAGCATTTTATCACTCAGGGACGTAGAGGAACAATAAGACTGTAGTATGCAGGCCTCCATTGCTTTCTTCTGTCATTTATGAAAGTACTGGACTGGGCTGAAAAAGTGTACTGTCGTTGTGCAACAAATCAGTCGCCATTTTCTACTGGGTGTTGTGAATATAATGTGTttaaaatccacacacacaaaacaatgttgttggttcttttcatttctttattgttcaTTTCAAGCTAAGCAGCATAGTATGCTTTGTTTCCTTCTAACACAAATGGATGGCTTTAAAATGAGAATTTTATTTTGGAGGTGTCAATTTTACCCATGATCTAAGCAGTTCACATAACCAGTTAACTTTCTGATGTTAATGCTGAGAAATTGGCTATTTCCAAGCAATCCGGGTCTGCATCTCTGCCGATAGCAAAGGGCGTTACGAATGTACCCTTCCAAAATGTCTTCGTTACAGACGTCATTATTCTCGACAAATTGTGTGAAAAAGTGTCACGCATCTGTATGGCTGGGTGATAAACAAAGGGGCAAACGTGAAAATATATGCTTTTATTCAGTTGAACTGATTCTAGCTTTATAATAAAAATGGCCGTTACGAATGCATCACTTGTGACACAAAAAACTCTGTGACATCAAATTCGTCCAAATTGTGTCTTCGATTGAATGAATGCATTTTCTGCATCTTCTACACTTGTTGACTTGATTGCAAAACTTGTTGACTTGTTTGCAAAAGAATTAATGATTGTAACAGAGGTTGGACAAATCTAAGTGAGCGTGACAACATTCGATGCGTACGTAACGCTTTTTCAACTTCATTTTTGGGGGTCTCaaacacaaaggaaaaaaacatTTGCACAGGAATGAACCTTTATCGTTTCACAAAGTGACTTTTCAACAAATCATCCAAAATCAACTTATCGTGTAAATGAACTCTAGCTTCCAATATATGTACCGAGCCTGTTCTCATTTTTCTTACACATTTGCTTCTGTGAACATTTCATTTTAAGTGACCGACGTAAGAATTCACCAGCTTTGAAGAATGACTCATATGTATTGACACATCTGGAGATTCTGGTTGTGTTGCTTTTTTCATTGTGACACACATGGATTACACAAATATTATGTGCCTCTTTTTCAACAGCTGAAGTCAAGACAGAGCCATTCCCAGCTTTGACTGAGACGAGCAATTCAGCAGCTGAAGTCAAGACAGAGGCATTCCCAGCTTCGACCGAAACGGGCAATTCAGCAGCTGAAGTCAAGACAGAGGCATTCCCAGCTTTGACTGAGACGAGCAGTTCAGGTGCAGAAGACAGCACTGCTACAAGTTTGTGTGAGCGTGGCGCAAGTATTGTTTCTGGCGGTGTGATAGATGCATTCTCTCCTGTGCCTACAGGCTGTGATTGTCAAGTGCAAGTCAAACAAGAGCCAGTAGACTCAGCACAAAACGTCGAGAGTATGGAACACAGTGACTTGAAATCCACTGACACGTTCGGCTGTGAGATAGCAAGAGTGAAATCAGTTGAGGTGGAAACATGTTCAGCTCCTGCAGGTACATCTGTGGTCTCTTCACATATGACAAAGAGATCACTGGACAAAGAGACAAGTCACAATACCAAGGACAAAGGAACAGTGCTCAGAACACCCATCAGTAGGAAAAGTAGAGCTTTAGTGAAAGAAGGAAGTAACGATTTAGATGGGTCTACCCGTGGACCAAAATTTGCTCGCAAAAATAGTTTGGAGagccacatgttgacacatacaggagaaaagccacatacCTACCTAACGTGCTCAGCAACATTTGCCCAGAAACCTCATTTAGAGAGCCACATGTTagcacatacaggagaaaagccacatgtctGCCCTGAGTGTACAGCAAAATTTGCTGACAAATGGAATTTAAAGAGgcatatgttaacacatacaggagaaaagccaaaTGTCTGCCCTCATTGTACAGCAacattttctaaaaaaaaacatttaaagacCCACGTGTTAATACATactggagaaaagccacatgcctgccaACAATGTACAGCCAAATTTGCTCACAAATGGAGTTTAAAGAGCCACATGTCACGGCATACtcgagaaaagccacatgcctgccaACAATGTTCAACCAAATTTGCTCAAAAAGTGGGTTTAAAGAAGCATATGTTAACGCATactggagaaaagccacattCCTGCCCACGATGTTCAGCAAAATTTGCTCAGAAAGGGAGTTTAAAGAGGCACATGTTAcgacatacaggagaaaagccacatgtctGCCCTGAGTGTACAGCAACATTTTCTCAAAAAGGGAGTTTAAAGAGCCACATGTTACGACATACAGCAGAAAAGCCACATGTCTGCCCTGAGTGTACAGCAACATTTGCTCAGAAATGGAGTTTAAAGAACCACATGTTAATTCATactggagaaaagccacattCCTGCCCACAATGTACAGCCAAATTTGCTCGCAAATGGAGTATAAAGAGCCACATGTTTCAGCATactggagaaaagccacatgcctgcccTCATTGTACAGCAAAATTTGCTCATAAAGAGAATTTAAAGAACCACATGTTAATTCATACTGGAGAAAAGCAACATCTCTGCCCTCATTGTGCAGCAACATTTGCCAACAAAGGAAGAttaaagacccacatgttgatacatactggagaaaagccacataCTTGCCCTCATTGTACAGCAAAATTTGCTCACAAAGGGAGTTTAAAGAGGCACATGTTAcgacatacaggagaaaagccacatgcctgcccTCAGTGTACAGCAACATTTGCTCTGAAACATCATTTAAACAAccatatgttaacacatacaggaaaAAAGCCACATGTCTGCCCTCATTGTACAGCAacattttctaaaaaaaaccatttaaaGACCCACGTGTTAATACATactggagaaaagccacattCCTGCCCACAATGTACAGCCAAATTTGCTCGCAAATGGAGTATAAAGAGCCACATGTTTCAGCATACTGGAGAAAAACCACATGCCTGCCCTCATTGTACAGCAAAATTTGCTCACAAAGGGAGTTTAAAGAACCACATGTTAATTCATACTGGAGAAAAGCAACATCTCTGCCCTCATTGTGCAGCAACATTTGCCAACAAAGGAAGATTAAAGGCCCACATGTTAATACATactgga contains:
- the LOC138979603 gene encoding zinc finger protein 271-like, translated to MKRKLQSTVVVKVEYDVEEPPAASDEMDTMPSTEVKTEPFPALTETSNSAAEVKTEAFPASTETGNSAAEVKTEAFPALTETSSSGAEDSTATSLCERGASIVSGGVIDAFSPVPTGCDCQVQVKQEPVDSAQNVESMEHSDLKSTDTFGCEIARVKSVEVETCSAPAGTSVVSSHMTKRSLDKETSHNTKDKGTVLRTPISRKSRALVKEGSNDLDGSTRGPKFARKNSLESHMLTHTGEKPHTYLTCSATFAQKPHLESHMLAHTGEKPHVCPECTAKFADKWNLKRHMLTHTGEKPNVCPHCTATFSKKKHLKTHVLIHTGEKPHACQQCTAKFAHKWSLKSHMSRHTREKPHACQQCSTKFAQKVGLKKHMLTHTGEKPHSCPRCSAKFAQKGSLKRHMLRHTGEKPHVCPECTATFSQKGSLKSHMLRHTAEKPHVCPECTATFAQKWSLKNHMLIHTGEKPHSCPQCTAKFARKWSIKSHMFQHTGEKPHACPHCTAKFAHKENLKNHMLIHTGEKQHLCPHCAATFANKGRLKTHMLIHTGEKPHTCPHCTAKFAHKGSLKRHMLRHTGEKPHACPQCTATFALKHHLNNHMLTHTGKKPHVCPHCTATFSKKNHLKTHVLIHTGEKPHSCPQCTAKFARKWSIKSHMFQHTGEKPHACPHCTAKFAHKGSLKNHMLIHTGEKQHLCPHCAATFANKGRLKAHMLIHTGEKPHVCPECTAKFAHKGSLKRHMLRHTGEKPHACPQCTATFALKHYLNNHMLTHTGEKPHVCPECTAKFAHKVSLKMHMLTHPGEKP